A portion of the Drosophila innubila isolate TH190305 chromosome 3L unlocalized genomic scaffold, UK_Dinn_1.0 0_D_3L, whole genome shotgun sequence genome contains these proteins:
- the LOC117787024 gene encoding hemicentin-1 — translation MCRCPKHAFNQPQSAGVYPAAVAVELLLLLLLISSMTNGGVHGPIEGYNSLDEMTTTPAMAPTMPTAAYTHPKWMEPYFDPSTPRNVTALMGKSAYLSCRVRNLANKTVSWIRHRDIHILTVGAYTYTSDQRFQATHHQDTDDWTLQIKWAQKRDAGMYECQISTQPVRSYFVRLNVVVPTATILGGPDLHVDKGSTINLTCTVKFSPEPPAYIFWYHHEEVINYDSSRGGVSVITEKGDVTTSFLLIQNADLADSGKYSCAPSNADVASVRVHVLNGEHPEAMQTGSSGCQYNWLTIVMLVGLVLSFSQRQQQHCATLATWGTCSSSSSSNTTLAASESDTRTATKTTAATAKPSTGNVKLSTAVSGNCQQACHAHNNAQGESKHCCHR, via the exons GTATGACAAATGGCGGCGTACATGGACCCATTGAGGGCTACAACTCGTTAGATGAGATGACAACAACGCCAGCCATGGCGCCCACAATGCCCACCGCTGCGTATACGCATCCCAAATGGATGGAGCCGTATTTTGATCCCTCAACGCCCCGCAATGTGACCGCCCTTATGGGCAAATCCGCGTATCTGAGTTGCCGTGTGCGCAATTTGGCCAACAAAACG GTATCCTGGATTCGTCATCGGGACATTCACATACTGACCGTGGgcgcatacacatacacatccGATCAGCGGTTTCAGGCCACACATCATCAGGACACCGACGACTGGACGCTGCAGATAAAATGGGCACAGAAACGAGATGCGGGCATGTATGAGTGCCAGATATCAACGCAACCAGTTCGCAGTTATTTTGTTCGTCTCAATGTTGTCG TGCCAACGGCGACCATACTTGGCGGACCTGACCTTCACGTTGATAAAGGCAGCACCATAAATCTCACTTGCACTGTAAAGTTCAGCCCTGAACCGCCGGCCTACATCTTCTGGTATCATCACGAGGAg GTCATTAATTATGATTCATCAAGAGGCGGCGTGTCGGTAATTACCGAAAAGGGCGATGTGACAACCTCATTTCTGCTCATACAGAATGCAGATCTGGCCGATTCCGGCAAATACTCATGTGCCCCCTCCAATGCAGATGTTGCCAGCGTGCGTGTGCATGTACTAAATG GTGAACATCCGGAGGCAATGCAAACTGGCTCATCCGGTTGCCAGTACAATTGGCTGACAATTGTCATGCTGGTGGGCCTGGTGCTCAGTTTTAgccaacggcagcagcaacactgtGCCACACTCGCCACATGGGGCacgtgcagcagcagcagcagcagcaacaccacaCTCGCGGCCAGTGAAAGTGACACGAGAACggcgacaaaaacaacagctgcaacggCAAAACCTTCAACTGGCAACGTGAAACTGTCAACTGCGGTTAGCGGCAACTGCCAGCAggcgtgccacgcccacaacaacGCCCAGGGCGAGTCTAAGCATTGCTGTCACAGATGA